Within the Pseudomonas fulva genome, the region TGCTGCGGATCACCATTCCGCAGCCCGACGTGACCATCAACGACAATGCCGGCAACCTGATCGTCACCGTCAATGCCGAGCCGGCGCTGCACCCCGGCCACAGCTACCGCCTGCTGCTCGACGGCCAGCCCTACGGCAACGTCGGGCGCAGCCCGGTGTTTCCCCTGGAGAACATCGACCGCGGCACTCACCAGATCGCCGTGGAGATCATTACCGAAGGCGGCATCATTGTCGAACGCACGCCCAGCCAGCCCTTCCACATGAAGCGCGTGTCCCTGGCCCAGAAGCGCAAGGTGCGCCCCTGCGAGAAGGACGATTACGGCGTGCGCCCCGAGTGCCCGATCGAAGACAAGCCCAAGGAAGAAGACAAAGGCATCATCAGCATCCTGCCCTTCCTTTGACACCTGTTGACGATCTTTCGGCTCGACGGCTGCGCTTTGCCTGCAACGTGGCGGGGAGCGGCCGGTCGCTCCCATAGGATGGACTGGTGATTATCTGTGGGAGCGGGCCATGCCCGCGAAAAAATCACGGTCATGGACTGGGCGTCCCCGCCCGTTCCCACAGTGGAGCGGCAAAAGGCTGCTCTTGCCTTGTAGCTGCCTCTTCAATCTCGCCTGAAAGATCGTAAGCAGGCTCCAGGTCTACCCGGCCCTGGATTCACTCGCCCCCATCCGCACCATTAAGGTGCGCATCGGCGCACCGATTTCTATACTCGTCCCAAATTGGCACACGCCCACCAGGGCCGTTGCGCCGAAAAGAAGCCGAATCCGGGGTTTTATCGCCGCCTGCGCTTCTTTGCGGGGCTTTGGTTTGCTTCTTGCATTTTCTCCGTCACTGCCGCGAACAGGACCAGGTTCCTGTCCGCCGGCCCTTCTGCCCCCACCGCACGAGGAACGACTTTTGGCTGGCCCACATCCGCAACGAGACTTGCCGCGCTGCGCCACGTTGCCAGACAACGGCCCTGCCGTGCCCCAGGCACCCTGCACACCGATGGGCGCAGCACGATGATCATCAACGACGCGCTGCACCGCCTGCTGCTCGACAACCTGACCACGGCGACCCTGTTGCTCAACGCCGACCTGCGCCTGGAATACATGAACCCCGCTGCGGAAATGCTCCTGGCGGTCAGCGGCCAGCGCAGCCATGGCCAGTTCATCAGCGAACTGTTCACCGAAACCCGCGAGGCCCTCGGTGCGCTGCGCCAGGCGGTGGCCGAGGCGCATCCGTTCAACAAGCGCGAGGCGGTGCTGACCACCCAGACCGGCCAGAGCCTGACCGTCGACTACGCGGTGACGCCGATACTCAGCCGCGGCGAAACCATGTTGCTGCTCGAGGTGCACCCCCGCGACCGGCTGCTGCGCATCACCAAGGAAGAGGCCCAGCTGTCCAAGCAGGAAACCACCAAGCTGCTGGTGCGCGGCCTGGCCCACGAGATCAAGAACCCCCTGGGCGGCATTCGTGGCGCCGCCCAGTTGCTGGCCCGCGAGCTGCCGGAAGAAAGCCTCAAGGACTACACCAACGTGATCATCGAGGAGTCCGACCGCCTGCGTAACCTGGTCGACCGCATGCTCGGCTCCAACAAACTGCCGTCCCTGGCGATCACCAACGTGCACGAGGTGCTCGAGCGTGTCGCCAGCCTGGTGGAAGCGGAAAGCCAGGGCAGCGTGGTGCTGGTACGCGACTACGATCCGAGCATTCCCGACCTGATCATCGACCGCGAGCAGATGATTCAGGCCGTGCTCAACATCGTGCGCAACGCCATGCAGGCGCTGGCCGCCAAACCCGAGCTGCGTCCGGGCCGCATCACCCTGCGCACGCGCACCCTGCGTCAGTTCACCATCGGCTACATCCGCCACCGCCTGGTGACCAAGATCGAGATCATCGACAACGGCCCGGGCATCCCGCCGGAACTGCAGGAAACCATCTTCTATCCCATGGTCAGCGGGCGTGCCGACGGCACCGGCCTGGGCCTGGCGATTACCCAGAACATCATCAGTCAGCATCAAGGCCTGATCGAATGCGAGAGCCATCCCGGGCAAACCGTGTTCTCGATCTTTCTGCCGCTGGAACAAGGAGCAACTCCGACATGAGCCGCAGTGAAACCGTATGGATCGTTGACGACGACCGCTCCATCCGCTGGGTCCTGGAAAAGGCCCTGCAACAGGAGGGCATGAGCACCCAGAGCTTCGACAGCGCCGATGGCGTGCTGGGCCGCCTCGCCCGTCAGCAACCGGACGTGATCATTTCCGATATCCGCATGCCCGGCTCCAGTGGCCTGGAGCTGCTGTCGAGCATCCGCGAAATGCACCCGCGCCTTCCGGTGATCATCATGACCGCCCATTCCGACCTGGACAGCGCCGTGGCGTCGTACCAGGGCGGTGCCTTCGAATACCTGCCCAAGCCCTTCGACGTCGACGAAGCGGTGTCGCTGGTCAAGCGTGCCAACCAGCATGCCAAGGAGCAGCAGGGCCTGCACGTGCCGGCCGCCCAGGCGCGCACCCCGGAGATCATCGGTGAAGCGCCGGCGATGCAGGAGGTGTTCCGCGCCATCGGCCGCCTCAGCCATTCCAATATCACCGTATTGATCAACGGCGAATCGGGTACGGGTAAAGAGCTGGTCGCCCATGCCCTGCATCGCCACAGCCCGCGGGCGGCCTCGCCGTTCATCGCGCTGAACATGGCGGCCATCCCCAAGGACCTGATGGAATCCGAGCTGTTCGGCCACGAGAAAGGCGCCTTCACCGGCGCGGCCAACCAGCGTCGTGGGCGCTTCGAACAGGCCGACGGCGGCACCCTGTTCCTCGACGAGATCGGCGACATGCCGGCCGATACCCAGACCCGCCTGCTGCGCGTGCTGGCCGACGGTGAGTTCTACCGGGTCGGCGGCCATACGCCGGTCAAGGTGGACGTGAGGATCATCGCCGCCACCCACCAGAACCTGGAAAGCCTGGTGACCGCCGGCAAGTTTCGCGAAGACCTGTTCCACCGCCTCAACGTGATCCGTATCCATATCCCGCGCCTGTCGGACCGCCGCGAAGACATCCCCACCCTCGCCCGCCACTTCCTCAGCCGCGCGGCCACGGAGCTGTCGGTCGAGCCCAAGCTGCTCAAGAGCGAGACCGAGGATTACCTGCAGCAACTGCAGTGGCCCGGCAACGTGCGCCAGCTGGAGAATACCTGCCGGTGGATCACCGTGATGGCCTCGGGTCGCGAAGTGCATGTCGATGACCTGCCGCCGGAACTGCTGGTGCAGCCCCAGGACAACGCACCGGTCAGCAACTGGGAACAGGCGCTGCGCCAGTGGGCCGACCAGGCCCTGGGTCGCGGCCAGTCGAACCTGCTCGACACCGCGGTGCCGGCCTTCGAACGGATCATGATCGAAACCGCCCTCAAGCACACCGCCGGCCGCCGCCGCGACGCCGCGCTGCTGCTCGGCTGGGGGCGCAACACCCTGACCCGCAAGATCAAGGAGCTGGGCATGAACGTTGGCGGCGGCGAAGACGACGACAGCGACGACAACTAAGCCGCACCGGCAACACCAGGACGCCGCGCCCCGAACAGGGCGCGGCGTTTTTTATGGGCGCTCAGCATTATTGTCCAATGCGCCCGTAGCCTGCGGTTGAGCAGCGCGAAACCCAGGAAGCCCCGGGTGTCGCTGCGCTCGGCATGGGCTACCGCACTGCAGACGTGGTTGTGGGAGCGGGCGGGGACGCCTAGGTGTGATCTCTCAGTAGGTTGTTCATCCGGGGCGTTCCCGGAATTCTGGAAGCGCGACCAACACAGCCTTCCAGGAGCCCCGGATGAACCTGCATAAACATGCCCGTCTTACCCCTCGAGGTCGAGCCCTTCTTGTACAACGCATGCTCAATGGGCTACGTGTCGAGGATGCCGCACAAGCCGCAGGAGTCAGTGTCCGCACAGCCTACAAGTGGCTCAGGCGCTTTCGTGAGGAGGGCGAGGCCGGTCTGATGGATCGTTCATCACGTCCGCATTCATGCCCTCACGAGACGGCAGTCGATCTGATCGCACAATTGATCCAACTACGCCAATCTCGCCATACCTACCGACAGATCGCTCAAGCACTCGGCGTGGCCGTCAGTACAGTTGCGCGCCGTCTCAAACAAGCTGGCTTTCATCGGTTAGCCGAGCTAGAGCCCGCCCCTGTAGTAGTGCGCTACGAATACCCCAACGCCGGCGATCTCCTGCACCTGGACATCAAGAAGCTGGGCCGATTCTGGAGACCAGGGCACCGAGTTACGGGCGATCGTCTGCAGGGCTCCGATGGTGCTGGCTGGGAGTTCGTGCATGTGGCCATTGATGATGCGTCCCGGCTGGCCTTCACTACCCTGCACCCAGATGAGCGCGGCGGTAGCGCTTGTCGAGCCTTGTTGCGGGCGTTGCGTTACTACCGGGGGTTAGGCATCCGCTTCAAACGCCTCATGACAGACAATGGCGCCTGCTACCGCTCTCATTCGTTTCGGCGCTTATGCGCTCGGCTCGGACTTAAGCACATCCGCACCAAACCCTACACACCGAGAACGAACGGCAAGGCCGAGCGCTTCATTCAGACAAGCCTGCGTGAGTGGGCCTATGCACGCAGCTATGACAGCTCCGAGCAACGAGCCAGACATTTGCCTGCCTGGCTGCATCACTACAACTGGCACAGGCCGCATAGCAGTCTTAACTACAAACCGCCAATTAGTCGGGCTCCATTGCCACTGAACAACGTACTGGGTTTACACACCTAGGCCATGCCCGCGATACAGTCACCGCCGATACCAGCGGGAACTGGCCACCGCGTTGATTCATCAAGGCCTGTGTCGCCCACGCCGTCATTCGCGCGCATGGCGCGCTCCCACATTATTAGTGCCGCATGCAAATCTGGCCCTTCCTTCTAACCGAAGAATGCACGCCATCAGCGCACAACAGGTGCGCCCATGCA harbors:
- a CDS encoding DUF4124 domain-containing protein, with protein sequence MRTLLLALLLIALPSVAQVYTYVDAEGNRVFTDSPRDGNATPVQMAPSNRIEPPTRRLSPPPAPAAPAGPILSYELLRITIPQPDVTINDNAGNLIVTVNAEPALHPGHSYRLLLDGQPYGNVGRSPVFPLENIDRGTHQIAVEIITEGGIIVERTPSQPFHMKRVSLAQKRKVRPCEKDDYGVRPECPIEDKPKEEDKGIISILPFL
- a CDS encoding IS481 family transposase; the protein is MNLHKHARLTPRGRALLVQRMLNGLRVEDAAQAAGVSVRTAYKWLRRFREEGEAGLMDRSSRPHSCPHETAVDLIAQLIQLRQSRHTYRQIAQALGVAVSTVARRLKQAGFHRLAELEPAPVVVRYEYPNAGDLLHLDIKKLGRFWRPGHRVTGDRLQGSDGAGWEFVHVAIDDASRLAFTTLHPDERGGSACRALLRALRYYRGLGIRFKRLMTDNGACYRSHSFRRLCARLGLKHIRTKPYTPRTNGKAERFIQTSLREWAYARSYDSSEQRARHLPAWLHHYNWHRPHSSLNYKPPISRAPLPLNNVLGLHT
- the ntrC gene encoding nitrogen regulation protein NR(I), coding for MSRSETVWIVDDDRSIRWVLEKALQQEGMSTQSFDSADGVLGRLARQQPDVIISDIRMPGSSGLELLSSIREMHPRLPVIIMTAHSDLDSAVASYQGGAFEYLPKPFDVDEAVSLVKRANQHAKEQQGLHVPAAQARTPEIIGEAPAMQEVFRAIGRLSHSNITVLINGESGTGKELVAHALHRHSPRAASPFIALNMAAIPKDLMESELFGHEKGAFTGAANQRRGRFEQADGGTLFLDEIGDMPADTQTRLLRVLADGEFYRVGGHTPVKVDVRIIAATHQNLESLVTAGKFREDLFHRLNVIRIHIPRLSDRREDIPTLARHFLSRAATELSVEPKLLKSETEDYLQQLQWPGNVRQLENTCRWITVMASGREVHVDDLPPELLVQPQDNAPVSNWEQALRQWADQALGRGQSNLLDTAVPAFERIMIETALKHTAGRRRDAALLLGWGRNTLTRKIKELGMNVGGGEDDDSDDN
- the glnL gene encoding nitrogen regulation protein NR(II), translating into MIINDALHRLLLDNLTTATLLLNADLRLEYMNPAAEMLLAVSGQRSHGQFISELFTETREALGALRQAVAEAHPFNKREAVLTTQTGQSLTVDYAVTPILSRGETMLLLEVHPRDRLLRITKEEAQLSKQETTKLLVRGLAHEIKNPLGGIRGAAQLLARELPEESLKDYTNVIIEESDRLRNLVDRMLGSNKLPSLAITNVHEVLERVASLVEAESQGSVVLVRDYDPSIPDLIIDREQMIQAVLNIVRNAMQALAAKPELRPGRITLRTRTLRQFTIGYIRHRLVTKIEIIDNGPGIPPELQETIFYPMVSGRADGTGLGLAITQNIISQHQGLIECESHPGQTVFSIFLPLEQGATPT